In the Pseudoliparis swirei isolate HS2019 ecotype Mariana Trench chromosome 21, NWPU_hadal_v1, whole genome shotgun sequence genome, one interval contains:
- the sf3b2 gene encoding splicing factor 3B subunit 2 isoform X2: MASDGPPDTESLPSDLGGAIAALNTWSHPELHAKLAELGAPTMGPREELMDRLKGYMIQTGILLSKPNDDNPMGSQMQGIPPMPPMPMPPLPPGIGMLQAMSLMPGGAPPPGIHIGMEPPGLPPPGLSQDEQLKMVQHRAAMVLQQEERAQQQAAVLMEQERQQEMLQMHQGQGPRTMLPLGVMRGLDPRGPLPPGVSMMPTLKQRVPPPPGEDNREVWQNEEVSISGPKIPQALEKILQLKEIRQEQLTDPAEEDDEGADTDMNSSAPVMSETEDDDSQISKKDKNRKRRNRKKKNKKKRALEKKEQAVQEKDGSDKDKENDKDAEEDNEKEKEPEVEIEYITEEPEIYDPNYIFFKRIFEAFKLTDDVKKEKEKEPEKTEKQETAVLRKKGFEDERKDSDDSDDDMRPDVPKLSKKKMRRMNRLTVAELKQLVARPDVVEMHDVTAHEPKLLVHLKATRNTVPVPRHWCFKRKYLQGKRGIEKPPFELPEFIKKTGIQEMREALQEKEDAKTMKTKMREKVRPKMGKIDIDYQKLHDAFFKWQIKPKLTIHGDLYYEGKEFETRLKEKKPGDLSDELRIALGMPVGPNAHKVPPPWLIAMQRYGPPPSYPNLKIPGLNSPIPDNCTFGYHAGGWGKPPVDEMGKPLYGDVFGTNAADFQAKAEEEEVDHAPWGELEPSDEESSEEEEEEESDEEKPDETGLVTPADSGLITPGGFSSVPAGMETPELIELRKKKIEEAMDGNETPQLFTVLPERRTGPVGAAMMASTHIYDVSGAMAARKAGGGQESQGVEVALAPEELELDPMAMTQKYEEHVREQQAQVEKEDFSDMVAEHAAKQKQKKRKAQPQDTRGGAKKYKEFKF; the protein is encoded by the exons atggcATCCGACGGACCGCCGGACACCGAATCCCTCCCGTCCGATTTAGGCGGCGCTATTGCGGCGCTGAACACATGGAGCCACCCGGAGCTTCACGCCAAGCTGGCGGAGCTGGGAGCCCCGACGATGG GTCCCAGAGAGGAGCTGATGGACCGACTGAAGGGGTACATGATTCAG ACGGGGATCCTCCTCAGCAAACCCAACGACGACAACCCGATGGGCTCCCAG ATGCAAGGTATCCCTCCCATGCCCCCGATGCCAATGCCACCCCTGCCTCCTGGTATTGGCATGCTCCAGGCGATGAGCTTGATGCCCGGAGGGGCCCCACCACCTGGCATCCACATAGGCATGGAGCCCCCGGGTTTGCCCCCTCCCGGCCTATCgcaggatgagcagctgaagATGGTCCAGCACAGAGCAGCCATGGTGttgcagcaggaggagagagccCAGCAGCAG GCTGCTGTACTGATGGAACAGGAGCGTCAGCAGGAGATGCTCCAGATGCACCAGGGGCAGGGGCCCAGAACCATGCTTCCTCTCGGAGTAATGAGAG GTTTGGATCCACGTGGGCCGCTGCCTCCTGGAGTCAGCATGATGCCAACCCTAAAACAGAGAGTGCCGCCTCCTCCGGGAGAAGATAACAGAGAG GTGTGGCAGAACGAGGAGGTAAGCATCAGTGGCCCCAAGATCCCTCAAGCTCTGGAGAAGATCCTCCAGCTGAAGGAGATCCGACAGGAGCAGCTCACCGACCCCGCAGAGGAAGATGACGAGGGAGCAGACACGGACATGAACTCCTCCGCGCCGGTCATGTCGGAGACGGAGGATGATGACAGTCAGATATCGAAAAAAGAT AAAAATCGCAAACGCAGAAAccgcaagaagaagaacaagaagaagcgcgccctggagaagaaggagcaggCGGTGCAGGAGAAGGACGGCAGCGACAAGGACAAGGAGAACGACAAAGACGCCGAGGAGGACaacgagaaggagaaggagcccGAGGTGGAGATCGAGTACATCACAGAGGAGCCGGAGATCTACGACCCCAACTACATCTTCTTCAAGAGGATCTTTGAGGCCTTCAAG CTGACCGATGacgtgaagaaggagaaggagaaggagcccGAGAAGACCGAGAAGCAGGAGACGGCCGTGCTGCGGAAAAAGGGCTTtgaggacgagaggaaggaCAGCGACGACAGCGACGAC GACATGAGACCAGACGTACCGAAACtctcaaagaagaagatgaggaggatgaacaGGCTCACCGTGGCTGAACTCAAACAG CTGGTGGCTCGTCCGGACGTGGTGGAGATGCACGACGTGACGGCCCACGAGCCCAAGCTGCTGGTCCACCTGAAGGCCACCAGGAACACGGTGCCCGTGCCCCGCCACTGGTGCTTCAAGCGGAAGTATCTGCAAGGCAAGAGGGGTATAGAGAAGCCCCCATTTGAGCTGCCCGAGTTCATCAAGAAGACGGGCATCCAGGAGATGAGGGAAGCCCTGCAGGAGAAG GAGGACGCCAAAACCATGAAAACCAAAATGAGGGAGAAGGTTCGTCCCAAGATGGGAAAGATCGACATCGACTACCAGAAGCTGCACGACGCCTTCTTCAAATGGCAGATCAAGCCCAAGCTCACGATCCACGGGGACCTTTACTACGAG gggAAAGAGTTTGAAACTCGTCTGAAAGAGAAGAAGCCGGGCGATCTGTCTGATGAGCTTCGCATCGCTCTGGGCATGCCGGTCGGACCC AACGCCCACAAGGTGCCTCCCCCCTGGCTGATAGCCATGCAGAGGTAcggcccccctccctcctaccCCAACCTCAAGATCCCCGGACTCAACTCCCCCATCCCAGAC AACTGTACGTTTGGTTATCACGCCGGAGGCTGGGGGAAACCGCCGGTAGACGAAATGGGCAAACCGCTCTACGGCGACGTGTTCGGGACCAATGCTGCCGACTTCCAG GccaaggcggaggaggaggaggtggaccaCGCACCGTGGGGAGAGCTGGAGCCGTCAGACGAGGAGTcgtcggaggaagaggaggaggaggagagcgacgaGGAGAAACCAGACGAGACCGGATTAGTCACGCCGGCAGACAG TGGGCTGATCACCCCCGGAGGCTTCTCGTCAGTACCCGCCGGCATGGAGACCCCGGAGCTGATCGagctgaggaagaagaagatcgaGGAGGCCATGGACGG AAACGAGACGCCGCAGCTGTTCACGGTGCTCCCCGAGAGACGGACCGGCCCCGTCGGCGCCGCCATGATGGCCTCAACGCACATCTACGACGTGTCGGGG GCCATGGCGGCTCGTAAGGCGGGCGGCGGGCAGGAGTCTCAGGGCGTGGAGGTGGCCCTGGCTCccgaggagctggagctggacccCATGGCCATGACGCAGAAGTACGAGGAGCACGTCCGGGAGCAGCAGGCccaggtggagaaggaggacttCAGCGACATGGTGGCCGAGCATGCCGCCAAACAGAAG CAAAAG
- the sf3b2 gene encoding splicing factor 3B subunit 2 isoform X1, with the protein MASDGPPDTESLPSDLGGAIAALNTWSHPELHAKLAELGAPTMGPREELMDRLKGYMIQTGILLSKPNDDNPMGSQMQGIPPMPPMPMPPLPPGIGMLQAMSLMPGGAPPPGIHIGMEPPGLPPPGLSQDEQLKMVQHRAAMVLQQEERAQQQGESRVMDGQDLLDQEMAAVLMEQERQQEMLQMHQGQGPRTMLPLGVMRGLDPRGPLPPGVSMMPTLKQRVPPPPGEDNREVWQNEEVSISGPKIPQALEKILQLKEIRQEQLTDPAEEDDEGADTDMNSSAPVMSETEDDDSQISKKDKNRKRRNRKKKNKKKRALEKKEQAVQEKDGSDKDKENDKDAEEDNEKEKEPEVEIEYITEEPEIYDPNYIFFKRIFEAFKLTDDVKKEKEKEPEKTEKQETAVLRKKGFEDERKDSDDSDDDMRPDVPKLSKKKMRRMNRLTVAELKQLVARPDVVEMHDVTAHEPKLLVHLKATRNTVPVPRHWCFKRKYLQGKRGIEKPPFELPEFIKKTGIQEMREALQEKEDAKTMKTKMREKVRPKMGKIDIDYQKLHDAFFKWQIKPKLTIHGDLYYEGKEFETRLKEKKPGDLSDELRIALGMPVGPNAHKVPPPWLIAMQRYGPPPSYPNLKIPGLNSPIPDNCTFGYHAGGWGKPPVDEMGKPLYGDVFGTNAADFQAKAEEEEVDHAPWGELEPSDEESSEEEEEEESDEEKPDETGLVTPADSGLITPGGFSSVPAGMETPELIELRKKKIEEAMDGNETPQLFTVLPERRTGPVGAAMMASTHIYDVSGAMAARKAGGGQESQGVEVALAPEELELDPMAMTQKYEEHVREQQAQVEKEDFSDMVAEHAAKQKQKKRKAQPQDTRGGAKKYKEFKF; encoded by the exons atggcATCCGACGGACCGCCGGACACCGAATCCCTCCCGTCCGATTTAGGCGGCGCTATTGCGGCGCTGAACACATGGAGCCACCCGGAGCTTCACGCCAAGCTGGCGGAGCTGGGAGCCCCGACGATGG GTCCCAGAGAGGAGCTGATGGACCGACTGAAGGGGTACATGATTCAG ACGGGGATCCTCCTCAGCAAACCCAACGACGACAACCCGATGGGCTCCCAG ATGCAAGGTATCCCTCCCATGCCCCCGATGCCAATGCCACCCCTGCCTCCTGGTATTGGCATGCTCCAGGCGATGAGCTTGATGCCCGGAGGGGCCCCACCACCTGGCATCCACATAGGCATGGAGCCCCCGGGTTTGCCCCCTCCCGGCCTATCgcaggatgagcagctgaagATGGTCCAGCACAGAGCAGCCATGGTGttgcagcaggaggagagagccCAGCAGCAG GGTGAGTCCCGTGTCATGGATGGGCAGGATCTCCTGGATCAGGAAATG GCTGCTGTACTGATGGAACAGGAGCGTCAGCAGGAGATGCTCCAGATGCACCAGGGGCAGGGGCCCAGAACCATGCTTCCTCTCGGAGTAATGAGAG GTTTGGATCCACGTGGGCCGCTGCCTCCTGGAGTCAGCATGATGCCAACCCTAAAACAGAGAGTGCCGCCTCCTCCGGGAGAAGATAACAGAGAG GTGTGGCAGAACGAGGAGGTAAGCATCAGTGGCCCCAAGATCCCTCAAGCTCTGGAGAAGATCCTCCAGCTGAAGGAGATCCGACAGGAGCAGCTCACCGACCCCGCAGAGGAAGATGACGAGGGAGCAGACACGGACATGAACTCCTCCGCGCCGGTCATGTCGGAGACGGAGGATGATGACAGTCAGATATCGAAAAAAGAT AAAAATCGCAAACGCAGAAAccgcaagaagaagaacaagaagaagcgcgccctggagaagaaggagcaggCGGTGCAGGAGAAGGACGGCAGCGACAAGGACAAGGAGAACGACAAAGACGCCGAGGAGGACaacgagaaggagaaggagcccGAGGTGGAGATCGAGTACATCACAGAGGAGCCGGAGATCTACGACCCCAACTACATCTTCTTCAAGAGGATCTTTGAGGCCTTCAAG CTGACCGATGacgtgaagaaggagaaggagaaggagcccGAGAAGACCGAGAAGCAGGAGACGGCCGTGCTGCGGAAAAAGGGCTTtgaggacgagaggaaggaCAGCGACGACAGCGACGAC GACATGAGACCAGACGTACCGAAACtctcaaagaagaagatgaggaggatgaacaGGCTCACCGTGGCTGAACTCAAACAG CTGGTGGCTCGTCCGGACGTGGTGGAGATGCACGACGTGACGGCCCACGAGCCCAAGCTGCTGGTCCACCTGAAGGCCACCAGGAACACGGTGCCCGTGCCCCGCCACTGGTGCTTCAAGCGGAAGTATCTGCAAGGCAAGAGGGGTATAGAGAAGCCCCCATTTGAGCTGCCCGAGTTCATCAAGAAGACGGGCATCCAGGAGATGAGGGAAGCCCTGCAGGAGAAG GAGGACGCCAAAACCATGAAAACCAAAATGAGGGAGAAGGTTCGTCCCAAGATGGGAAAGATCGACATCGACTACCAGAAGCTGCACGACGCCTTCTTCAAATGGCAGATCAAGCCCAAGCTCACGATCCACGGGGACCTTTACTACGAG gggAAAGAGTTTGAAACTCGTCTGAAAGAGAAGAAGCCGGGCGATCTGTCTGATGAGCTTCGCATCGCTCTGGGCATGCCGGTCGGACCC AACGCCCACAAGGTGCCTCCCCCCTGGCTGATAGCCATGCAGAGGTAcggcccccctccctcctaccCCAACCTCAAGATCCCCGGACTCAACTCCCCCATCCCAGAC AACTGTACGTTTGGTTATCACGCCGGAGGCTGGGGGAAACCGCCGGTAGACGAAATGGGCAAACCGCTCTACGGCGACGTGTTCGGGACCAATGCTGCCGACTTCCAG GccaaggcggaggaggaggaggtggaccaCGCACCGTGGGGAGAGCTGGAGCCGTCAGACGAGGAGTcgtcggaggaagaggaggaggaggagagcgacgaGGAGAAACCAGACGAGACCGGATTAGTCACGCCGGCAGACAG TGGGCTGATCACCCCCGGAGGCTTCTCGTCAGTACCCGCCGGCATGGAGACCCCGGAGCTGATCGagctgaggaagaagaagatcgaGGAGGCCATGGACGG AAACGAGACGCCGCAGCTGTTCACGGTGCTCCCCGAGAGACGGACCGGCCCCGTCGGCGCCGCCATGATGGCCTCAACGCACATCTACGACGTGTCGGGG GCCATGGCGGCTCGTAAGGCGGGCGGCGGGCAGGAGTCTCAGGGCGTGGAGGTGGCCCTGGCTCccgaggagctggagctggacccCATGGCCATGACGCAGAAGTACGAGGAGCACGTCCGGGAGCAGCAGGCccaggtggagaaggaggacttCAGCGACATGGTGGCCGAGCATGCCGCCAAACAGAAG CAAAAG
- the capn1 gene encoding calpain-1 catalytic subunit, with product MQEHLYATGMAAKLRSQWDRDEGLGQNHKAVKFQGQDFESLKAESVQGRRLFEDHLFPCSASSLGFKELGRGTAKTAGVRWMRPPEFCKRPEFIVDGASRTDICQGSLGDCWLLAAIASLTLNDNLLRRVVPHGQGYQQGYAGIFHFQFWQFGEWVEVVIDDRLPVKDGKLLFVHSAEGTEFWSALLEKAYAKLSGCYEALSGGSTSEGFEDFTGGVTEMFELKKAPADLYSIISRAIERGSLLGCSIDITSTSDMEAVTFKKLVKGHAYSVTGVDEVVYRGNMTKLVRIRNPWGEVEWTGAWSDNSREWENVDRSVRGRLQNRSEDGEFWMSYSDFLREFTRLELCNLTADALQDNQLKKWSSSLYQGEWRRGSTAGGCRNFPATFWLNPQFKIVLQHPDTPGGSDCSFLVGLMQKDRRRKRQEGQDMETIGFALYEVPNEFMGRSGIHLKRDFFLTHGSSARSELFINLREVSSRLKLPAGEYIIVPSTFEPHKEADFCLRVFSEKPSGIEELDDAVTAELPTEVELDESQIDASFKNLFRQLAGPDMEISLTELQTILNRIISKHKDLKTDGFTKEACRSMISLMDTDGSGKLGLTEFHVLWEKIKRYLTIFRQFDLDKSGTMSSYEMRMALDSAGFKLTNQLFQLIILRYTEADMSVDFDNFVTCLVRLETMFKTFNTMDTDKDGFMSLNFHQWITLTMFA from the exons ATGCAGGAGCACCTTTATGCGACGGGCATGGCCGCCAAGCTGAGGAGCCAGTGGGACCGCGACGAAGGCCTGGGACAGAATCACAAGGCGGTGAAGTTCCAGGGTCAGGACTTCGAGAGCCTGAAGGCCGAGAGCGTCCAGGGCCGGCGGCTGTTCGAGGACCACTTGTTCCCTTGCTCCGCGTCGTCTCTGGGATTCAAAGAGCTCGGCCGGGGGACCGCCAAGACCGCCGGAGTCCGCTGGATGAGGCCCCCG GAGTTCTGCAAGCGCCCAGAGTTCATCGTGGACGGAGCGAGTCGCACAGACATCTGTCAGGGGTCTCTGG gggaCTGCTGGCTGCTGGCAGCCATCGCCTCGCTGACCTTGAACGACAACCTCCTGCGCCGTGTGGTTCCTCACGGTCAGGGCTACCAGCAGGGCTACGCCGGCATCTTCCACTTCCAG TTCTGGCAGTTCGGCGagtgggtggaggtggtgatCGACGACCGGCTGCCGGTGAAGGACGGGAAGCTGCTGTTCGTCCACTCGGCCGAGGGCACCGAGTTCTGGAGCGCGCTGCTGGAAAAGGCCTACGCCAA GCTGAGCGGCTGTTACGAGGCTCTGTCGGGCGGCAGCACGTCCGAGGGCTTCGAGGACTTCACCGGCGGCGTGACGGAGATGTTCGAGCTGAAGAAAGCCCCCGCCGACCTCTACAGcatcatcagcagggccatcGAGAGAGGCTCCCTGCTGGGCTGCTCCATCGAC ATCACCAGCACGTCGGACATGGAGGCCGTCACCTTCAAGAAGCTGGTGAAGGGACACGCCTACTCTGTGACCGGCGTGGACGAG GTGGTGTACAGAGGGAACATGACCAAGCTGGTTCGCATCAGGAACCCGTGGGGGGAGGTGGAGTGGACCGGCGCCTGGAGCGACaa CTCCAGAGAGTGGGAGAATGTGGATCGCTCCGTCAGAGGCCGCCTACAGAACCGCAGCGAGGACGGTGAATTCTG GATGTCGTACAGCGACTTCCTTCGCGAGTTCACTCGCCTGGAACTCTGCAACCTGACGGCCGACGCCCTGCAGGACAACCAGCTGAAGAAGTGGAGCTCCTCGCTCTACCAGGGCGAGTGGAGGAGGGGCAGCACGGCCGGAGGCTGCAGGAACTTCCCAG CCACCTTCTGGCTGAACCCTCAGTTCAAGATCGTGCTGCAGCACCCGGACACGCCCGGAGGCTCcgactgcagcttcctggtggGCCTCATGCAGAAGGACCGCCGCAGGAAACGGCAGGAGGGCCAAGACATGGAGACCATCGGGTTCGCCCTCTACGAG GTTCCAAATGAg tTCATGGGCAGGTCGGGCATCCACCTGAAGAGAGACTTCTTCCTCACACACGGCTCCAGCGCCCGCTCCGAGCTCTTCATCAACCTGAGGGAGGTCAGCTCGCGGCTGAAGCTGCCGGCCGGCGAGTACATCATCGTGCCCTCCACCTTCGAGCCGCACAAAGAGGCCGACTTCTGCCTCCGGGTGTTCTCTGAGAAGCCCTCCGGCATCGA GGAGCTCGACGATGCCGTcaccgcggagctcccgacagaG gtcGAGCTGGACGAGAGCCAGATCGACGCCTCCTTCAAGAACCTCTTCAGACAGCTGGCAGGGCCG GACATGGAGATCAGCCTCACCGAGCTGCAGACCATTTTGAACCGGATCATCAGCAAAC ATAAAGACCTGAAGACAGACGGCTTCACGAAAGAAGCTTGCCGCAGTATGATAAGCCTCATGGAC ACGGACGGCAGCGGAAAGTTGGGCCTCACGGAGTTCCACGTCCTCTGGGAAAAGATCAAGCGCTACCTG ACCATCTTCAGGCAGTTCGACCTGGACAAATCGGGCACCATGAGCTCCTACGAGATGAGGATGGCTCTGGACTCGGCAG GCTTCAAGCTCACCAACCAGCTGTTCCAGCTGATCATCCTGCGCTACACCGAGGCCGACATGTCCGTCGACTTCGACAACTTCGTCACCTGTCTGGTCCGGCTGGAGACCATGTTCA AAACCTTCAACACCATGGACACGGATAAAGACGGTTTCATGTCCCTCAACTTCCATCAG TGGATCACACTGACCATGTTCGCCTAG
- the pnp5a gene encoding purine nucleoside phosphorylase 5a isoform X2 has translation MTQTDVRPTVGIVCGSGLGALADMLKDQVAFNYKDIPNFPQSTVHGHAGRLVFGTLKGRPCVCMQGRFHLYEGYPIQKITLPIRIFKLLGVETVVLTNAAGGLNQDFKVGDIMIIKDHLNMPGFAGINPLSGPNDERFGVRFPCMSDAYDRELLQMAADVGQELGYGDFLRDGVYCVLGGPSFETIAESRMLHKLGADAVGMSTVHEVIVARQCGMRVFALSLITNLAVMDYDSEEKANHEEVLQTGKQRAEQLERLVSTMVTRIEHNNNDV, from the exons ATGACCCAGACGGACGTCCGGCCCACCGTGGGCATCGTGTGCGGCTCGGGGCTCGGAGCGCTGGCCGACATGCTGAAGGACCAGGTAGCCTTCAACTACAAGGACATCCCCAACTTCCCGCAGAGCACCG TGCACGGACACGCAGGTCGGCTGGTATTCGGCACCTTAAAGGGGAGGCCGTGTGTTTGCATGCAGGGACGCTTCCACCTGTATGAGGGCTACCCCATCCagaag atCACACTGCCCATTCGCATCTTCAAGCTGCTCGGGGTGGAGACGGTGGTGCTGACCAACGCCGCCGGAGGCCTCAACCAGGACTTCAAAGTGGGAGACATCATGATCATCAAGGACCACCTCAACATGCCGGGCTTCGCCGGCATCAACCCGCTGTCGGGACCCAACGACGAGAG GTTCGGCGTGCGTTTCCCCTGCATGTCCGACGCCTACGACCGAGAGCTGCTGCAGATGGCCGCGGACGTGGGCCAGGAGCTCGGCTACGGAGACTTCCTGAGGGACGGCGTCTACTGCGTGCTGGGCGGCCCGTCGTTCGAGACCATCGCCGAGTCGCGCATGCTGCACAAGCTGGGCGCCGACGCCGTCG GCATGAGCACCGTGCACGAGGTGATCGTCGCGCGCCAATGCGGGATGCGCGTGTTCGCCCTGTCGCTCATCACCAACCTGGCGGTGATGGACTACGACAGCGAGGAGAAGGCCAACCACGAGGAGGTGCTGCAGACCGGCAAGCAGCGGGCGGAGCAGCTGGAGCGGCTGGTCTCCACCATGGTGACCCGGATCgagcacaacaacaacgacgtCTAA
- the pnp5a gene encoding purine nucleoside phosphorylase 5a isoform X1, with translation MFPEANTGYSYEDCQATADWLMTQTDVRPTVGIVCGSGLGALADMLKDQVAFNYKDIPNFPQSTVHGHAGRLVFGTLKGRPCVCMQGRFHLYEGYPIQKITLPIRIFKLLGVETVVLTNAAGGLNQDFKVGDIMIIKDHLNMPGFAGINPLSGPNDERFGVRFPCMSDAYDRELLQMAADVGQELGYGDFLRDGVYCVLGGPSFETIAESRMLHKLGADAVGMSTVHEVIVARQCGMRVFALSLITNLAVMDYDSEEKANHEEVLQTGKQRAEQLERLVSTMVTRIEHNNNDV, from the exons ATGTTTCCCGAGGCAAACACAGG CTACAGCTACGAGGACTGTCAGGCCACGGCCGATTGGCTGATGACCCAGACGGACGTCCGGCCCACCGTGGGCATCGTGTGCGGCTCGGGGCTCGGAGCGCTGGCCGACATGCTGAAGGACCAGGTAGCCTTCAACTACAAGGACATCCCCAACTTCCCGCAGAGCACCG TGCACGGACACGCAGGTCGGCTGGTATTCGGCACCTTAAAGGGGAGGCCGTGTGTTTGCATGCAGGGACGCTTCCACCTGTATGAGGGCTACCCCATCCagaag atCACACTGCCCATTCGCATCTTCAAGCTGCTCGGGGTGGAGACGGTGGTGCTGACCAACGCCGCCGGAGGCCTCAACCAGGACTTCAAAGTGGGAGACATCATGATCATCAAGGACCACCTCAACATGCCGGGCTTCGCCGGCATCAACCCGCTGTCGGGACCCAACGACGAGAG GTTCGGCGTGCGTTTCCCCTGCATGTCCGACGCCTACGACCGAGAGCTGCTGCAGATGGCCGCGGACGTGGGCCAGGAGCTCGGCTACGGAGACTTCCTGAGGGACGGCGTCTACTGCGTGCTGGGCGGCCCGTCGTTCGAGACCATCGCCGAGTCGCGCATGCTGCACAAGCTGGGCGCCGACGCCGTCG GCATGAGCACCGTGCACGAGGTGATCGTCGCGCGCCAATGCGGGATGCGCGTGTTCGCCCTGTCGCTCATCACCAACCTGGCGGTGATGGACTACGACAGCGAGGAGAAGGCCAACCACGAGGAGGTGCTGCAGACCGGCAAGCAGCGGGCGGAGCAGCTGGAGCGGCTGGTCTCCACCATGGTGACCCGGATCgagcacaacaacaacgacgtCTAA